In the Nicotiana tabacum cultivar K326 chromosome 16, ASM71507v2, whole genome shotgun sequence genome, one interval contains:
- the LOC142170434 gene encoding uncharacterized protein LOC142170434 has protein sequence MSNQVIVGALLEEGTSQVRPPYFNGQHFSYWKVRMEIYAKAYDVKVWRVIKKGNYPLLAVAQPLVDPEDIDSYTNDQMAVVEVNNKARNLLYNAISGKEYEKISSCDTSKEMWDKLEVTYEGTSKVKETHINMLVRDYELFSIKEGESIEEMFSRFSKIISDLKAFDKPYTSGDQLSYDEIRGELIAFEKTHLKKTNQEEKKKTDAFKASTEIAENDIDDDPEALLEGIAMLSRNLDGLMRIFSNTRRGRIPPRRSRQYNEHDKNDRKCYECGRFGHIQAECPNLKRKISRGFNKNKSFGSWSDENSSEHEEIENLCFITILENETNKSSRCWTDEDISDDECKDNNENCFMARGDKNLFKIVTKIDGGSIKFGDDSKGKIIGTGIIPFTNNCDITKFDLVDGLNYNILSISQLCDSRYEVNFKKTGYAIEDETESVHVIFNENNPSVKKGITAGDEDQAQEIQETRESQESIDKSDATIESTNEISSSVPDHLKESTTNLVYPNEWRSEPKYLQKFIIGDPNEGMKLGELSKRKQT, from the exons atgtcaAATCAAGTTATCGTAGGAGCTCTTTTAGAGGAAGGAACTTCACAAGTTAGGCCACCATACTTCAATGGACAACATTTCTCCTACTGGAAAGTGCGTATGGAGATATATGCAAAGGCATATGACGTTAAAGTTTGGAgagtcatcaaaaaggggaattATCCTCTGCTAGCTGTCGCTCAACCACTTGTTGATCCTGAAGATATAGATTCCTATACAAATGATCAAATGGCAGTGGTAGAAGTTAATAATAAAGCGAGAAACCTGCTTTATAATGCCATAAGTGGTAAAGAGTATGAGAAAATCTCTAGCTGCGACACATCCAAAGAGATGTGGGACAAGCTTGAAGTAACATACGAAGGAACCAGCAAGGTAAAGGAAACACATATCAACATGTTGGTTCGTGATTATGAACTATTTTCAATAAAAGAAGGAGAGTCTATTGAAGAGATGTTTTCCagattcagcaaaataattagcgATCTAAAAGCCTTCGACAAACCATATACAAGTGGTGATCAA TTATCCTATGATGAAATACGAGGAGAACTCATAGCCTTTGAAAAGACACATCTCAAGAAGACaaatcaagaagaaaaaaagaaaacagacgCATTTAAGGCCTCAACTGAAATAGCTGAAAATGATATTGATGATGATCCTGAAGCCCTTCTAGAAGGGATTGCTATGTTGTCAAGAAACTTGGATGGTTTAATGAGAATATTCAGTAATACAAGGAGAGGAAGAATTCCACCTAGGCGATCCAGACAATACAACGAACATGACAAGAATGATCGAAAATGCTATGAGTGTGGAAGATTTGGACACATTCAAGCTGAGTGCCCAAATCTAAAAAGGAAAATTTCTAGAGGCTTTAACAAGAACAAATCTTTTGGAAGTTGGAGCGATGAAAATAGTTCAGAACACGAAGAGATAGAAAATCTTTGCTTCATAACGATTCTAGAAAATGAGACAAACAAATCCTCAAGATGTTGGACGGATGAGGACATTTCAGATGACGAATGCAAAGATAACAATGAGAACTGTTTCATGGCACGAG GTGATAAAAACCTGTTCAAAATTGTTACAAAAATTGATGGAGGAAGCATTAAGTTTGGAGATGACTCAAAAGGAAAGATAATCGGTACTGGAATAATTCCTTTCACTAACAACTGTGATATTACTAAATTTGATCTCGTTGATGGACTTAACTATAATATCTTGAGCATAAGTCAACTATGTGACTCAAGATATGAGGTCAATTTTAAGAAAACAGGCTATGCTATTGAAGATGAGACAG AATCTGTACATGTTATATTCAATGAAAATAACCCCTCGGTCAAAAAAGGAATTACTGCAGGTGATGAAGATCAAGCTCAAGAAATTCAGGAGACAAGAGAATCTCAAGAGTCAATTGATAAATCTGATGCTACAATAGAGTCAACTAATGAAATTAGCAGCAGTGTACCAGATCATCTAAAGGAGTCGACTACTAATTTAGTTTATCCAAATGAATGGAGAAGCGAACCTAaatatcttcaaaaatttatcatAGGGGATCCGAATGAAGGAATGAAACTAGGGGAGCTCTCAAAAAGAAAGCAAACATAG
- the LOC107794171 gene encoding putative calcium-transporting ATPase 13, plasma membrane-type encodes MRLHDETIKFPQTCVPPVFMFFHFLREALKGWTIFLLALNALLSLGFGIFEEGIQKCWFDNLILLLSVLGLVKFKLVWMYWETKKLLKKMEERKKKILRETKEVHVIRGGIEGPVQCSDLVYGDIICLRRGNLIPANGLFVSNCGEALEVGDNDDDDVKLFISEKNPFLLIGSKVIKGYAKMIVTSSVGDEAEWTERMRRAIAETSHKAFGFGACFEKLRTTIHVIGLVINILTLVVLFVRFKFGQKDNEYGQRPETKEEPVEFRRIVNSIRKFVRDQSKLTTLLCVSLVGMTEGLPLVVAIAIAYWKGKIVSNKDYSKVNIALLLEIESSVTIICSAKTGWLAQENHQEVVKDAVETLTEGEVKIIFVSEDDVDELKNVVREAGLVNNLNSDDTLVVKGEDFHQLTDEERMEKVDRICIMGNSSLTHKLLLVKCLKLKGKVVHVLGECIADGLVIEKADFGLYIDTWSFDYLIGMIKFGRFISGNMRKLIQIELILTFASLSINLISVMFTGDAPLTTLQLVWLHFLVTFPGGVALLSGVEDEMLVIRRRKPLITKAMWRNIIIQVTYQVGIFVAFQCKGKAIHGISGQEINSIIFNAFALCQLLNIFCAREPEKKNVFNGLGYNFWFWTAAGFSLILQVAFVEVAPIFSNSSRLNWKLWVVCFLIAAATWFFDWAGKYASELLLRLCALDSIVDHE; translated from the coding sequence ATGCGTCTGCACGACGAAACAATCAAGTTTCCTCAAACTTGTGTACCTCCTGTATTCATGTTCTTCCACTTCTTGCGTGAAGCACTCAAAGGCTGGACGATTTTCTTGCTTGCACTGAATGCATTACTTTCTCTTGGCTTTGGAATTTTCGAAGAAGGGATACAGAAGTGTTGGTTCGACAATTTGATTCTGCTTTTATCCGTACTCGGACTGGTAAAGTTTAAGTTGGTGTGGATGTATTGGGAAACAAAAAAATTACTGAAGAAGATGGAGGAGCGTAAAAAGAAGATACTGAGGGAGACAAAGGAGGTCCATGTTATTCGAGGAGGAATCGAGGGTCCGGTTCAATGCTCTGATCTTGTTTATGGTGATATAATATGTTTAAGAAGAGGAAACCTAATCCCTGCAAATGGGTTATTTGTTTCTAATTGTGGGGAAGCGTTAGAGGTAGGAGATAACGATGATGATGATGTGAAGTTGTTTATCAGTGAGAAGAACCCATTTTTGTTAATTGGTTCCAAAGTGATTAAGGGTTATGCTAAGATGATAGTGACATCGTCTGTTGGCGATGAGGCAGAATGGACTGAAAGAATGAGAAGAGCAATAGCTGAAACTTCGCATAAAGCTTTCGGTTTTGGTGCTTGTTTTGAGAAGTTGCGCACCACGATTCATGTTATTGGGCTTGTCATCAATATTCTAACCCTTGTGGTTTTGTTCGTGCGCTTTAAATTCGGGCAGAAAGATAATGAGTACGGACAGAGACCAGAAACTAAGGAAGAACCAGTTGAATTTAGACGGATAGTAAATTCCATCAGAAAATTTGTTAGAGATCAATCCAAATTGACAACCTTGCTTTGTGTTTCACTGGTGGGGATGACGGAAGGATTACCTCTCGTTGTAGCAATAGCAATTGCGTATTGGAAAGGGAAGATAGTATCAAACAAGGACTATTCCAAAGTTAATATAGCATTGCTCCTCGAGATAGAGTCGTCAGTTACTATCATTTGTTCCGCAAAGACTGGTTGGTTAGCACAGGAGAATCATCAGGAAGTTGTCAAAGATGCTGTTGAAACTCTCACAGAAGGTGAAGTGAAGATCATATTTGTCTCAGAAGATGATGTTGATGAACTTAAAAACGTCGTCCGTGAAGCTGGGTTGGTTAATAACCTTAACTCCGACGATACTCTGGTGGTTAAAGGTGAGGATTTTCATCAATTAACTGATGAGGAAAGGATGGAGAAAGTAGATAGAATCTGCATAATGGGAAATTCCTCCCTTACTCACAAGCTGCTTCTGGTAAAGTGTTTGAAGCTAAAAGGCAAAGTGGTTCATGTGCTTGGCGAATGCATAGCTGATGGTTTGGTAATCGAAAAGGCAGACTTTGGCCTGTATATAGATACTTGGAGTTTTGATTACCTGATAGGTATGATCAAGTTTGGAAGATTTATTAGTGGGAATATGAGGAAACTTATCCAAATTGAGCTCATTCTGACTTTTGCTAGTTTGTCAATAAACTTGATCTCAGTTATGTTTACGGGGGATGCTCCGTTAACAACTCTTCAGTTAGTCTGGCTCCATTTTCTTGTTACATTTCCTGGAGGTGTAGCATTGCTCTCAGGAGTGGAGGATGAAATGTTAGTAATTAGACGACGTAAACCACTAATAACAAAGGCAATGTGGAGGAACATAATAATTCAAGTTACTTATCAGGTTGGCATCTTTGTGGCCTTTCAATGCAAAGGAAAAGCCATCCACGGCATCAGCGGTCAAGAGATTAATTCCATAATATTCAATGCATTTGCTCTCTGCCAATTGCTCAACATATTCTGTGCCAGAGAGCCGGAGAAGAAGAACGTCTTTAACGGTCTTGGTTATAATTTTTGGTTTTGGACAGCGGCTGGATTTTCTCTTATTTTGCAGGTGGCATTTGTTGAGGTAGCACCAATATTTAGCAACAGTTCGCGACTGAACTGGAAGCTATGGGTTGTATGCTTTTTAATTGCTGCTGCTACATGGTTCTTTGATTGGGCAGGAAAGTATGCATCAGAACTGCTTCTTcgtctatgtgcattagactcaaTTGTGGATCATGAGTAA